One genomic window of Bacillus cereus G9842 includes the following:
- a CDS encoding VirB4 family type IV secretion system protein, which yields MQLLKRRKKNKEVDVDNTGKEQEQIKEQDADKKNDFMDNVPTFIDLIAPDGIAIKSEDHGVIKQSLGTQTYFRPMYIPRDGYPRKLKTNWLNNILSMGEVDVVIDIHKVRKNEAIKRLQRQQTMFLSNLTWQNKKGNIDQINDLQTKIADCEMLMEEIQFGENDMFNVSSQVILYSNSLQNLNKSSEFLEDALSGFSIKLATAFSRIKKGYKSGLPFGKNYLSDSYRNIDRRALSTFAPYISGSGRYHGGIPYGINMITDQKEFINSFGNETYRPDNYNMGFFGVSGSGKSVGMKMKISREMPLANVYAGIIDPEGEFVKLTKILGGINLDVHEESGIIINPCAINYSEIPLDDKNDEELEMLAQDDKVVIYEKDGKKFQRFVPIREKTNEILDFFDIVVRGKGGIEDGLDVYERNYLEEAIMYIFTEELGITSHPDSLFKDGVEEVDGRLIQSQVRKPEPEILQIYNYILERYSDADDAKRLLHAIKPFLRTGSKPIFDGQTNLGSNVKQSLDESRLVNFNISQLEEGFLRPIAFHVILNYLWEYFAKNPKNSTKRKFIYCDEIWQFIDNEQTVTFFEKIARRIRKRHGGLCYASQDFVRLLRNAKSRGILTNTHTLLFLKQNKIDKEEVRRNFDITEGELNIIFGNPAKGEGVLKTGDSSIWLRTDPSDEELVFIESNPAVLEEKLKRQAIHSR from the coding sequence GTGCAGCTATTAAAACGTAGAAAAAAAAATAAAGAAGTAGATGTTGATAATACTGGAAAGGAACAAGAACAAATAAAGGAACAAGATGCGGATAAGAAAAATGATTTTATGGATAATGTTCCTACATTTATTGATTTAATTGCACCAGATGGGATAGCAATTAAGTCAGAAGATCATGGTGTCATAAAACAATCTTTAGGGACTCAAACATATTTTAGACCAATGTATATTCCGAGAGATGGATACCCACGTAAATTAAAGACAAATTGGTTAAATAATATTTTAAGCATGGGTGAGGTAGACGTTGTAATTGATATTCATAAGGTAAGAAAGAATGAGGCTATTAAACGACTACAAAGACAACAAACCATGTTCCTTTCAAATTTAACTTGGCAAAATAAAAAAGGGAACATAGATCAAATAAATGATCTGCAAACAAAAATTGCGGATTGTGAGATGTTAATGGAAGAAATTCAGTTTGGTGAGAACGATATGTTTAATGTTAGTTCTCAAGTGATTTTATACTCAAATTCATTACAAAATTTAAATAAATCATCAGAGTTTTTGGAAGATGCACTTTCTGGTTTTTCGATTAAACTTGCAACTGCTTTTTCAAGAATTAAAAAGGGCTATAAGAGCGGATTACCTTTTGGGAAAAATTATTTAAGTGATTCATATAGAAATATCGACAGAAGGGCATTATCCACATTCGCCCCATATATTTCAGGTTCTGGACGATATCATGGTGGTATTCCTTATGGTATTAACATGATTACTGATCAAAAAGAGTTTATTAATTCATTTGGAAATGAAACATATCGTCCTGATAATTATAACATGGGATTCTTTGGAGTATCTGGTTCCGGTAAAAGTGTTGGAATGAAGATGAAAATTTCTCGTGAGATGCCTTTAGCTAATGTTTACGCTGGAATTATTGATCCTGAGGGAGAATTTGTAAAGTTAACAAAAATTTTAGGTGGCATTAATTTAGATGTACATGAAGAAAGTGGAATAATAATCAACCCTTGTGCAATAAATTATTCTGAAATTCCACTAGATGACAAGAATGATGAAGAGCTAGAGATGTTAGCACAAGATGATAAGGTAGTCATTTACGAAAAAGATGGAAAGAAATTTCAAAGGTTTGTTCCTATTAGAGAAAAGACGAATGAAATTCTTGATTTCTTTGACATTGTAGTGCGCGGTAAAGGTGGAATTGAAGATGGCTTAGATGTATATGAGCGTAATTACTTAGAAGAAGCAATTATGTATATTTTTACAGAAGAGCTGGGTATAACCTCACATCCAGATAGCTTGTTTAAAGATGGGGTTGAAGAGGTAGATGGTAGATTGATACAATCTCAAGTCCGTAAGCCTGAACCTGAAATTTTACAAATTTATAATTACATATTGGAGAGATATAGTGATGCAGATGATGCCAAGAGGTTACTGCATGCGATTAAACCATTTTTAAGAACGGGTTCTAAACCTATTTTTGATGGTCAAACAAACTTAGGTAGCAATGTTAAACAAAGCTTAGATGAATCTAGACTTGTTAATTTTAATATTTCTCAATTGGAGGAAGGATTCTTAAGACCAATTGCTTTCCACGTTATTCTTAACTACCTATGGGAATATTTTGCTAAAAACCCAAAAAATTCAACGAAGCGAAAGTTTATTTATTGTGATGAAATTTGGCAGTTTATTGATAATGAGCAAACAGTTACATTCTTTGAAAAGATAGCGCGACGTATTCGTAAACGTCATGGTGGATTATGTTACGCATCTCAAGATTTTGTGCGCCTATTACGAAATGCAAAATCTCGAGGGATTTTAACTAATACTCATACTTTGCTTTTCTTAAAGCAAAACAAGATTGATAAAGAAGAGGTTAGAAGAAACTTCGATATTACTGAAGGTGAGTTAAATATTATATTTGGTAATCCTGCAAAAGGGGAAGGTGTATTAAAAACAGGTGATTCTTCAATTTGGTTGCGAACGGATCCATCAGATGAAGAATTAGTATTTATTGAATCCAACCCTGCGGTGTTAGAAGAAAAATTAAAGAGACAGGCTATTCATAGTAGATAA
- a CDS encoding PrgI family mobile element protein — MRIEQVPADMTSEQKVILGVVSMRQLIYLIIGGSFLYTVAPIIWDLFEGIDFYFRIGVLIISSLPVLSIIGYLAFWKVEKYNMFADYYWLVRLGEKSQYGVWRKGKKE; from the coding sequence ATGCGAATTGAACAAGTACCAGCAGATATGACTAGTGAACAAAAAGTAATACTTGGCGTGGTATCGATGAGGCAATTAATTTATTTAATTATTGGTGGTTCATTTTTATATACTGTAGCACCTATTATATGGGATCTATTTGAGGGTATTGATTTTTACTTTCGAATAGGGGTATTGATAATTTCTAGTTTACCAGTATTGTCTATTATTGGTTATTTAGCCTTTTGGAAGGTTGAGAAATATAACATGTTTGCTGATTATTATTGGCTAGTACGGCTCGGGGAGAAGTCACAATATGGTGTATGGAGAAAAGGCAAAAAGGAATAG
- a CDS encoding DUF3854 domain-containing protein, which yields MVREFRPIPKLKGWFEYYHTPCDICGSENMCMINEDKNRVVCCRVKSDKPFGHNGTCPGYLHFLNTEKQTDYDFSSIKVVKEREKHTIRELNIAYQLMLKRCQLDQKHFNHLTGPSRCMTTEEIEVRQYNSFPDKPWQIIKDILKSVSVVKPDSFLGVPGFYTAQGKNKGDKYITMSGSKDSILIPCRDITKQIVGFQYRIQNVTNRLKVTPVNSDFKAEIVQQPNVVKVLYKGEIVFEGPIDFKEKCFKLNGENIGNIELKKGQKYYWLSSSGKENGTGVGNPLPIHLAVPYQRLKDWQMGEEYELGDTVWVTEGLLKGDRIAQKLYEFKDNEVFKKQKLDTFGSNVFALPGVQTYRLILPIIKEKGIKKVVIAYDMDATTNKFVKMHLFNFSKELKEIGVSLYAAIWDVNESKGLDDLLNSNRLPSVVKIG from the coding sequence ATGGTTAGAGAATTTCGGCCAATTCCAAAATTAAAAGGCTGGTTTGAATATTATCATACACCTTGTGACATTTGTGGAAGTGAAAATATGTGTATGATTAATGAAGATAAAAATAGAGTTGTTTGTTGTCGAGTAAAATCAGATAAACCTTTTGGTCATAATGGGACATGCCCAGGTTATCTGCATTTTTTAAACACTGAAAAACAAACAGATTATGATTTTTCAAGTATTAAGGTAGTAAAAGAAAGAGAAAAACATACCATTAGGGAATTAAATATTGCATATCAACTTATGTTAAAAAGATGCCAACTTGATCAAAAACATTTTAATCATTTAACTGGACCAAGTCGTTGTATGACTACTGAAGAAATAGAAGTAAGACAATATAATAGTTTTCCTGATAAACCATGGCAAATAATAAAAGATATATTAAAGAGTGTTTCTGTAGTAAAACCAGACTCATTTTTGGGAGTACCAGGATTTTATACAGCTCAGGGGAAGAATAAAGGTGATAAATATATTACTATGAGTGGTAGTAAAGATTCAATTCTTATTCCTTGTAGAGATATAACAAAACAGATTGTAGGTTTCCAATATAGAATTCAAAATGTAACTAATAGATTAAAAGTAACACCTGTTAATTCAGATTTTAAGGCAGAAATAGTACAACAGCCAAATGTGGTTAAAGTACTTTATAAAGGCGAGATTGTATTTGAAGGACCAATAGATTTTAAGGAAAAGTGTTTTAAATTGAATGGTGAAAACATTGGGAACATCGAATTAAAAAAAGGCCAAAAGTACTACTGGCTTTCATCATCAGGTAAAGAGAATGGTACAGGTGTAGGGAATCCGCTTCCTATACATTTAGCAGTACCCTATCAAAGATTAAAAGATTGGCAAATGGGTGAAGAATATGAATTAGGAGATACAGTTTGGGTGACTGAAGGTTTATTAAAAGGCGATAGAATTGCACAAAAGCTTTATGAATTTAAAGACAATGAAGTTTTCAAAAAACAAAAATTGGATACTTTTGGAAGTAATGTATTTGCATTACCAGGTGTACAAACGTATCGATTAATTTTACCGATAATTAAAGAAAAAGGTATAAAGAAAGTTGTCATTGCTTATGATATGGACGCTACTACTAATAAATTTGTAAAAATGCACCTATTTAACTTTTCTAAAGAGTTAAAAGAAATTGGTGTAAGTTTATACGCAGCAATTTGGGATGTAAATGAATCTAAGGGACTTGACGACTTGCTAAATAGTAATCGATTACCGAGTGTTGTGAAGATAGGATAA
- the dnaN gene encoding DNA polymerase III subunit beta, protein MEFTINKQELLNNLVKVGKYSARSTTLPILCGIYLKATSNELLLVASNKEDTIVSTISETNNFNIVQEGEVVVPKTITDIVKKLPDDTVSFTLDNNNSLHISSGKTNYSLNTLSADDYPDFTTKTLKFLVTISLKKLQRSVEATHYCAAENHSKPQLKGIEISITNKEIAFAATDANTLSRSTIPITTDNNIEEKLLYSCIVPSKWLYDAIKMFEEEEIELGFEGNSAILRSKDLHIKTQIIEGKYPDVVKFMEFEKKVKTTISTDRLQLINSLEQVNVICSMNNPKSAALLKLELNSKEFSLSNNNKSLGDVIVKNPIEIDGETIPISIGFSIDYMLRHLKSMQDDVVKIGFIAEQSPLIFRNMNTEDFKLMLPIRIG, encoded by the coding sequence ATGGAATTTACAATTAACAAACAAGAACTGCTTAATAATTTAGTAAAGGTTGGTAAATACTCAGCACGAAGCACGACATTACCAATTTTATGTGGTATCTATTTAAAGGCAACTTCTAATGAATTACTACTTGTAGCAAGCAATAAAGAGGATACAATCGTTAGTACTATATCAGAAACCAACAATTTTAATATAGTACAAGAGGGTGAAGTAGTTGTTCCTAAAACTATAACCGATATAGTAAAAAAACTACCTGATGATACAGTATCCTTCACCTTAGATAATAATAATTCACTTCATATTTCTAGTGGGAAAACAAATTACAGTCTTAATACGTTATCTGCTGATGATTATCCTGATTTCACTACTAAGACTTTAAAGTTTCTTGTTACTATATCACTAAAAAAATTACAAAGATCTGTAGAGGCTACTCACTATTGTGCTGCCGAAAATCACTCTAAACCTCAATTAAAAGGGATAGAAATTTCAATTACTAATAAAGAGATAGCATTTGCTGCAACAGATGCAAATACACTATCTAGAAGTACTATTCCAATAACAACTGATAACAACATAGAAGAAAAGTTACTTTACTCATGTATAGTACCTTCTAAATGGCTCTATGATGCAATAAAGATGTTTGAAGAAGAAGAGATAGAATTAGGTTTTGAAGGTAATTCTGCTATCCTTCGTTCGAAAGATTTGCATATCAAAACTCAAATAATTGAGGGTAAATATCCTGATGTTGTGAAGTTTATGGAGTTTGAGAAAAAAGTTAAAACAACTATATCTACGGATAGATTGCAGTTAATTAATTCGCTGGAGCAGGTAAATGTTATTTGCTCAATGAACAATCCTAAGTCAGCAGCTTTATTGAAATTAGAATTAAACTCAAAAGAGTTTAGTTTATCAAATAATAATAAATCTCTAGGAGACGTCATCGTTAAAAACCCAATAGAAATAGATGGAGAGACAATTCCTATTTCAATCGGATTTAGCATAGACTATATGCTTAGACATTTGAAAAGTATGCAAGATGATGTTGTAAAGATCGGGTTCATTGCTGAACAAAGTCCATTAATTTTTCGAAATATGAATACTGAAGATTTTAAGCTCATGTTGCCAATAAGAATAGGATGA
- a CDS encoding ThiF family adenylyltransferase, whose translation MKKIYHVLDHLTDFDPSKTDVNYRLFILGCGGTGGYVAQHVTQIRKLISPNSEIFLIDPDIVENKNLNNQLFIERDIGKTKASVLKERYTVAYNMRISIHDSHYIETLEQLNEIVKCTNYIPTDNYRYKITFNVIIGCVDNNFTRRLINQYFNQVENLIYIDAGVEGGTIPQDKTLTDMSTWTIEEKERYIESGYIGQVCVGVRANGKTIIPPVCEVFPNLLIEAADELKPSESCSSLLQSEPQRLITNRYAALVIAGYINELLSTDTIRNHYTVFNSRDNSSSPSPLPTEEDLEIFKAIQEETIGN comes from the coding sequence ATGAAAAAGATTTATCATGTCCTAGATCATTTAACAGATTTTGACCCATCTAAAACAGATGTAAACTATCGACTATTTATCCTTGGATGTGGAGGAACTGGAGGCTATGTAGCTCAACACGTTACTCAAATACGTAAACTTATTAGCCCTAACTCTGAAATTTTTCTAATTGATCCTGATATCGTGGAAAATAAGAATTTAAATAATCAATTATTTATTGAAAGAGATATTGGAAAAACAAAGGCATCCGTGCTAAAGGAACGTTATACAGTTGCGTATAATATGAGAATTAGTATACACGATTCACATTATATTGAGACTCTAGAACAACTAAATGAAATAGTAAAATGTACAAATTATATACCTACTGATAACTATAGATATAAGATAACTTTTAATGTAATTATAGGATGCGTAGATAATAACTTTACACGTAGATTAATTAACCAATATTTTAATCAAGTTGAAAATTTAATATATATAGATGCTGGAGTAGAAGGCGGAACCATTCCCCAAGATAAAACTTTAACCGATATGTCTACATGGACTATTGAAGAAAAAGAAAGATACATAGAAAGCGGATATATTGGACAGGTTTGTGTGGGTGTTAGAGCAAACGGTAAAACAATTATTCCACCTGTTTGCGAAGTCTTTCCAAATTTATTAATAGAAGCTGCAGATGAGTTAAAACCAAGTGAATCCTGTAGTTCATTATTACAAAGTGAACCACAACGTCTTATTACAAACCGATATGCTGCACTAGTTATTGCAGGCTATATAAACGAACTGTTATCTACAGACACCATTAGAAATCATTACACAGTATTCAATAGTAGGGATAATTCAAGCTCTCCATCTCCTCTACCTACAGAAGAAGACTTAGAGATCTTTAAAGCTATCCAGGAAGAAACAATAGGTAACTAG
- a CDS encoding DUF4320 family protein, which produces MSETLAKGLTMIMWLFFILIIAEFIMYSAYYVKAQNTASSTLKIAERMGGFQYSYNQQKVDVEPYLKSQLNENHMYPDHWSYQFTKGKVEHNTPMEIAIKGSYEFQVFKLLPINWGFDTKIPINVKRTGIGQVFFR; this is translated from the coding sequence ATGTCAGAAACGCTAGCTAAGGGGCTTACAATGATAATGTGGTTGTTCTTTATCCTAATAATTGCTGAATTTATTATGTATAGTGCATATTATGTTAAAGCTCAAAATACAGCTTCAAGCACGCTTAAAATCGCAGAACGAATGGGTGGATTTCAGTACTCATATAATCAGCAAAAAGTGGATGTAGAACCATATTTAAAAAGCCAACTGAATGAAAATCATATGTATCCTGATCATTGGTCTTATCAATTTACAAAAGGGAAAGTAGAACATAATACTCCAATGGAAATTGCTATTAAAGGAAGTTATGAATTCCAAGTGTTCAAATTACTTCCTATTAATTGGGGATTTGATACTAAGATTCCTATTAACGTTAAAAGAACAGGGATTGGACAAGTATTCTTTAGATAA
- a CDS encoding type II secretion system F family protein, whose protein sequence is MNIISSIILALIGVCIFILIATFFLKDKRKKYTAENILIDLENQKAQMEKRSKEEQNIDIPYTFLDSFFNNFSFTEKIAPSNVIAEARRYEWFIGAKEYWTIYIVGSTLLTGSIFLMLNGHIGCVIGYALGFYIHRFMLHVHRRKYKFVENDRISIYMKTMTNSLHILGTVIDAIEEVKPLVHSSIREELDKATFKLKQGKSVAEALSSLDKKYPYKELMFFHEMLDVADKNGGKNTEALESIALDFEDRKVKQMQLYAETTQGMKAFRNTAAIVIALPFIFKFFMPQAYSILMRTPLGSIVFVFTSLIILYCYTRLQKLADWNPEE, encoded by the coding sequence TTGAATATTATTTCATCTATCATCCTAGCTCTAATAGGAGTATGTATTTTTATATTAATAGCTACATTCTTCCTTAAAGATAAACGAAAAAAGTACACTGCTGAAAATATTTTAATAGACTTAGAAAACCAAAAAGCTCAAATGGAGAAGAGGTCAAAAGAGGAACAAAATATAGATATACCATATACGTTCCTTGATAGCTTTTTCAATAATTTTAGTTTTACTGAAAAAATAGCACCATCTAACGTTATAGCAGAAGCAAGACGCTATGAATGGTTTATTGGAGCAAAAGAGTATTGGACTATTTATATTGTGGGAAGTACATTGTTGACGGGTTCTATATTCTTAATGTTAAACGGTCATATTGGATGTGTGATTGGATACGCATTAGGGTTTTATATTCATCGTTTTATGTTACATGTACATCGTAGAAAATATAAATTTGTTGAAAATGATCGTATAAGTATATATATGAAAACAATGACAAATTCCCTACATATTTTAGGAACTGTTATTGATGCTATTGAAGAGGTAAAACCTCTAGTTCATTCATCAATTAGGGAAGAGTTAGATAAGGCTACATTTAAATTAAAACAAGGTAAATCTGTAGCAGAAGCACTGTCATCATTAGATAAGAAATACCCATATAAGGAATTAATGTTTTTTCATGAAATGTTGGATGTAGCTGATAAAAATGGTGGGAAAAATACAGAGGCTCTAGAATCGATAGCTTTGGACTTTGAAGATCGTAAAGTAAAGCAAATGCAATTATATGCTGAAACTACTCAAGGTATGAAGGCTTTTAGGAATACTGCTGCAATTGTAATTGCGTTACCTTTTATATTTAAGTTTTTTATGCCTCAAGCATATAGTATTTTGATGAGAACTCCATTAGGTTCAATAGTATTTGTTTTTACTTCTTTGATAATTCTGTATTGTTATACACGCCTACAAAAGTTAGCTGATTGGAATCCAGAAGAATAA
- a CDS encoding CpaF family protein, producing the protein MGAAVAIKEQEERFVTSVSNNLPPEEIMQILRRLKPKSINKINLGVTTYSSVLKDNKKYGKMTQVPIDVVNSLREYLIANYRSVLEQSFMNPKKRKELTDIISLYIKDNALNFPGISAGELINQLVDAIAGLGQIQPLIDDPEVTDVYINAINDVEVDKVDGRTYRTNVKFNSLEEAMEIVYKIINSTSETLNANKPLADAALGVLRVNIANESVSYETGITVAIRKPQTSIKVTKETFIESGQASVEMMQAVKAFVEAGLNIIVVGPTGTGKTQTLRVICGEIPNNERTFVLEDDPEMFLKTLYPEKRFVSWRCRKDDNGEYTVDYGRLLHNMLRQNPNRAVVGEARDKSALNMLKVFNSGHPGMTSIHGPNAIEAVRRLINMIEEGDTKLSYDAIGRLIASTIDIIIFQDKLPDRSRKWSEILELTDFKEGEGVFNTLYAFETENIIKNNDEVELIEGKHKQCGYLSKETVKKIRNKAVDMSLIDNLISPEIQEGN; encoded by the coding sequence GTGGGAGCTGCAGTAGCAATAAAGGAACAGGAAGAAAGATTTGTAACTAGTGTATCAAACAATTTACCACCTGAAGAAATAATGCAGATTTTAAGAAGATTGAAACCTAAGTCAATTAACAAAATTAATTTAGGAGTTACGACCTATTCAAGTGTTTTAAAAGATAATAAAAAATATGGGAAAATGACACAAGTACCTATTGATGTAGTAAATTCATTGCGTGAATATCTAATTGCTAATTATAGAAGCGTGTTAGAACAATCATTTATGAATCCCAAAAAACGAAAAGAATTAACAGATATTATCTCATTATATATAAAAGATAATGCATTAAATTTCCCTGGTATTTCAGCAGGAGAATTAATTAATCAGCTTGTAGATGCTATTGCAGGTTTAGGCCAAATACAACCGTTAATAGATGATCCAGAAGTAACAGATGTATACATTAATGCAATTAACGATGTTGAGGTTGATAAGGTAGATGGAAGAACTTATCGTACGAACGTGAAGTTCAATTCTTTAGAAGAAGCGATGGAAATAGTTTATAAAATTATTAACTCTACCAGTGAGACATTGAATGCAAATAAACCATTGGCAGATGCAGCATTAGGAGTTCTACGTGTAAATATAGCAAATGAGTCAGTTTCTTATGAGACAGGTATTACTGTCGCGATTCGTAAACCACAAACTAGTATTAAAGTTACTAAAGAGACATTCATTGAATCGGGCCAAGCTAGTGTAGAAATGATGCAAGCTGTTAAGGCGTTTGTTGAAGCAGGATTGAATATTATAGTAGTCGGTCCAACAGGTACAGGTAAAACACAAACATTAAGGGTAATTTGTGGTGAAATTCCAAATAATGAACGAACGTTTGTATTAGAAGATGATCCAGAGATGTTTTTAAAAACCCTATATCCAGAGAAAAGATTTGTTTCATGGAGATGTCGCAAAGATGATAACGGCGAATATACGGTAGATTACGGTAGATTATTACATAATATGTTACGCCAAAACCCTAACCGGGCCGTTGTAGGGGAAGCTCGTGATAAAAGCGCACTTAATATGTTAAAAGTTTTTAATTCTGGTCATCCAGGCATGACGTCTATTCATGGTCCTAATGCAATAGAGGCTGTACGCCGTCTAATCAATATGATTGAAGAAGGTGATACGAAATTATCATATGACGCTATTGGAAGACTTATTGCATCCACAATTGATATTATAATTTTCCAAGATAAGTTACCAGATCGTTCTAGAAAATGGAGTGAAATATTAGAATTAACAGATTTCAAAGAAGGTGAGGGTGTATTTAATACACTTTACGCTTTTGAAACAGAAAATATCATTAAAAATAATGATGAAGTCGAATTGATTGAAGGTAAGCACAAACAATGTGGTTATTTAAGTAAAGAAACAGTTAAAAAAATACGTAATAAAGCAGTTGATATGTCACTTATAGACAATTTAATTTCACCTGAAATACAGGAGGGGAATTAG
- a CDS encoding AAA family ATPase, whose amino-acid sequence MTTMKTLAFWSNYINEGKRTISQSVATTLAENGYKVLYVELDYMHPSFAISTGLTHPKKNIFKLIESRENYSISDYIAKKSDVEITNDELRKIVSKVPNNLSFLSFPIAYDFEEFPVIEDQSFINTFLTAVQDCNYDVVIYNLPNNLDDLFTYQVMLEADKVFHIISPNVIRMRDYKKTKKVLETIGFDLNKWHTILNKSNLGVQVQAYENVLNEKIYFEIGIDHKRNNAELNLEIGSEAINSDVTRLIEEIGYTVEKQAILQEKKRWPFMK is encoded by the coding sequence ATGACGACAATGAAAACATTAGCCTTTTGGAGTAACTATATTAATGAAGGAAAGAGAACTATTTCTCAATCTGTGGCAACAACCTTAGCAGAAAACGGTTATAAAGTCCTATATGTAGAATTAGATTACATGCATCCATCATTTGCAATTTCAACAGGACTAACACACCCTAAAAAGAACATTTTTAAATTGATTGAATCAAGGGAGAATTACTCGATTTCTGATTATATAGCAAAAAAATCGGATGTAGAAATTACTAATGATGAGCTTCGAAAAATTGTTAGTAAGGTACCAAACAACTTGAGTTTTCTATCATTTCCAATTGCATATGATTTTGAGGAATTCCCGGTTATTGAGGATCAATCATTTATTAATACATTTTTGACAGCAGTACAGGATTGCAATTATGATGTTGTGATTTATAATCTTCCAAATAATTTAGATGACTTATTTACATATCAAGTAATGTTGGAAGCAGATAAGGTATTTCATATTATATCTCCAAATGTGATACGAATGAGAGATTATAAAAAGACAAAGAAAGTCTTAGAGACTATTGGTTTTGATTTAAATAAATGGCATACAATTTTAAATAAATCAAATTTAGGCGTTCAAGTACAAGCTTATGAGAATGTATTAAATGAAAAAATCTATTTTGAAATTGGAATAGATCATAAAAGAAATAATGCAGAATTAAATTTGGAAATTGGTTCGGAAGCAATTAATAGTGATGTAACAAGATTAATTGAAGAAATTGGTTATACAGTTGAAAAACAAGCAATTCTTCAAGAAAAAAAACGTTGGCCGTTTATGAAGTAA
- the cpaB gene encoding Flp pilus assembly protein CpaB, producing the protein MNLASKKVIAGTAAIAVVAGVWGYSYMQTESKIKPVKVVVTKQDIAPHTKITADMIAEKEFPVSGIPPKTALKKEEVLGKWTKDGYGIAANSYMNSTKLAKEEELTDAGVISLKEGEHAFTLPVDIETSNGNAIVPNTYVDLYLAANLDAEKLGQAVGIQNLEKKFISPTVKYFGLAAKKVRVISVKDGNTTDVFNALPNTENADGSKPSNIDRRQARLYTIAVNKETLQILNKAKLIGNVIPVTNGQSYEDLVKDKKVSKYTDETTPNNMNSEALTKDLIEKLSYDPNQYFKVDDKGKLIKK; encoded by the coding sequence TTGAATCTTGCAAGTAAAAAAGTAATTGCAGGAACTGCAGCAATTGCAGTAGTTGCTGGTGTATGGGGTTACTCCTATATGCAAACTGAATCAAAAATTAAACCTGTAAAGGTAGTTGTGACAAAACAGGATATCGCACCGCATACTAAAATTACTGCTGATATGATTGCAGAAAAAGAGTTCCCGGTATCAGGTATTCCACCAAAGACAGCTTTAAAGAAAGAGGAAGTTTTAGGAAAGTGGACAAAAGATGGATACGGGATTGCAGCTAATAGCTATATGAACTCTACAAAATTAGCTAAAGAGGAAGAGTTAACAGATGCTGGGGTAATTTCATTAAAAGAAGGTGAACATGCTTTTACTTTACCAGTTGATATTGAGACTAGTAATGGTAATGCAATTGTGCCTAATACATATGTTGACTTATATTTAGCAGCTAATCTTGATGCAGAAAAGTTAGGACAAGCTGTTGGTATTCAAAATTTAGAAAAGAAATTTATTAGCCCAACGGTTAAATACTTTGGCCTGGCTGCGAAAAAAGTAAGAGTTATTAGTGTAAAGGATGGTAATACAACAGACGTATTTAATGCATTACCAAACACAGAAAATGCAGATGGCTCTAAGCCAAGTAATATTGATCGACGTCAGGCTCGTTTATATACAATCGCTGTGAACAAAGAAACGTTACAAATACTTAATAAAGCAAAACTTATCGGTAATGTAATACCTGTTACTAATGGACAATCTTATGAAGATTTAGTTAAGGATAAAAAGGTATCTAAGTATACTGATGAAACTACACCAAATAACATGAATAGTGAAGCTTTAACAAAAGACCTTATTGAGAAATTGTCTTATGATCCAAATCAATATTTTAAAGTAGATGATAAAGGTAAGTTAATTAAAAAATAG